One part of the Alistipes onderdonkii genome encodes these proteins:
- the rplL gene encoding 50S ribosomal protein L7/L12, which translates to MADVKKLAEELVNLKVTEVNELATILKEEYGIEPAAAAVAVAAPAAGAGEAAVAEKSTFDVILKTAGQAKLQVIKVVKDIAGLSLGDAKALVDGAPKAVKEGVSKEEAESIKAQLEEAGAEVELK; encoded by the coding sequence ATGGCAGACGTAAAGAAACTTGCTGAAGAACTGGTAAACCTCAAGGTTACCGAGGTAAACGAATTGGCTACCATCCTCAAAGAGGAATATGGCATTGAACCGGCTGCTGCCGCTGTTGCCGTTGCAGCTCCCGCTGCCGGCGCAGGCGAGGCTGCTGTTGCCGAGAAGTCGACTTTCGACGTGATCCTGAAGACTGCCGGCCAGGCCAAGCTCCAGGTTATCAAGGTCGTTAAGGATATCGCCGGCCTTTCGCTGGGTGATGCGAAGGCTCTCGTCGACGGTGCTCCCAAGGCCGTCAAGGAGGGTGTCTCCAAGGAAGAGGCCGAGTCGATCAAGGCTCAGCTCGAGGAGGCTGGTGCTGAAGTTGAGCTTAAGTAG
- the rplJ gene encoding 50S ribosomal protein L10 has translation MTKEEKLVVINAIAEQLQAYPHFYIADIEALNAEQTAALRRKCYESDIKLVVVKNTLLAKALEKVEKADAELVKVLEGSTSIMFANVAKAPAVLIKEFRKKSEKPVLKAAFAEGCVYVGDNQLDALCNIKSKEELIGDIIALLQSPAKNVISALQANAGQKIAGIVKTLESRNN, from the coding sequence ATGACAAAGGAAGAAAAACTGGTCGTTATTAACGCCATCGCCGAGCAGCTCCAGGCTTATCCTCACTTCTACATCGCCGACATCGAGGCACTGAACGCCGAGCAGACCGCTGCCCTGCGCCGCAAGTGCTACGAGAGCGACATCAAACTGGTCGTAGTGAAGAACACGCTGCTGGCCAAGGCGCTCGAGAAGGTTGAGAAGGCTGACGCTGAACTGGTAAAAGTATTGGAGGGTTCCACCTCGATTATGTTTGCGAACGTAGCGAAGGCTCCTGCGGTTCTGATCAAGGAATTCCGCAAGAAGTCCGAGAAGCCCGTCCTGAAGGCGGCTTTCGCCGAAGGGTGCGTTTACGTGGGCGACAATCAGTTGGACGCTCTGTGCAACATCAAGTCGAAGGAAGAGCTTATCGGCGATATCATTGCCCTGCTCCAGTCCCCGGCGAAGAATGTTATTTCTGCATTGCAGGCTAATGCAGGCCAAAAGATTGCGGGCATCGTGAAGACGCTCGAATCGAGAAACAACTAA
- the rplA gene encoding 50S ribosomal protein L1, translated as MSKLTKNQKIAYAKVEAAKAYKLSEAAALLKEITFTKFDASVDIDVRLGVDPRKANQMVRGVVTLPHGTGKQVRVLVLCTPEKEAEAQAAGADYVGLDEYVDKIKSGWTDVDVIICTPNVMGKVGALGRILGPRGLMPNPKTGTVTMEVGKAVQEVKSGKIDFKVDKFGIIHTSVGKVSFSEDQIVENAKEVLGMILKLKPAAAKGSYVKSIYLSTTMSPGLQIDSKSVETK; from the coding sequence ATGAGTAAGTTGACAAAAAATCAAAAGATCGCCTACGCTAAGGTGGAAGCCGCTAAGGCTTACAAGCTCTCGGAGGCCGCCGCTCTTCTGAAGGAAATTACGTTCACGAAATTCGACGCGTCCGTTGATATCGACGTCCGCCTGGGCGTTGACCCCCGCAAGGCCAACCAGATGGTGCGCGGCGTCGTGACGCTGCCTCACGGTACGGGTAAGCAGGTGCGGGTGCTCGTGCTCTGTACTCCCGAAAAGGAGGCCGAAGCACAGGCTGCCGGTGCCGATTACGTAGGCCTGGACGAGTATGTCGACAAGATCAAGTCCGGCTGGACTGACGTCGACGTCATCATCTGTACGCCGAACGTAATGGGTAAGGTCGGTGCGCTGGGCCGTATTCTGGGGCCCCGCGGCCTGATGCCGAACCCCAAGACCGGTACGGTTACGATGGAAGTCGGCAAGGCCGTTCAGGAGGTGAAATCGGGTAAGATCGACTTCAAGGTCGACAAATTCGGTATCATCCACACTTCGGTAGGTAAGGTTTCATTCTCGGAAGACCAGATCGTGGAGAACGCGAAAGAGGTGCTGGGCATGATTCTCAAACTGAAACCGGCTGCTGCTAAAGGTTCTTATGTGAAGAGTATTTATCTCTCGACCACGATGAGTCCCGGCTTGCAGATTGATTCCAAATCAGTAGAAACCAAATAG
- the rplK gene encoding 50S ribosomal protein L11: MAKEVAAFIKLQIKGGAANPSPPVGPALGSKGVNIMDFCKQFNARTQDKAGKVLPVIITVYSDKSFDFVVKQPPVAIQLKEAAKVQKGSAQPNRDKVGQVTWDQVREIAQDKMPDMNCFTLEAAMRMIAGTARSMGINVVGEFPNM; the protein is encoded by the coding sequence ATGGCAAAAGAGGTTGCTGCATTTATTAAATTGCAGATCAAAGGTGGTGCCGCCAATCCTTCGCCCCCGGTTGGTCCCGCATTGGGTTCTAAGGGAGTCAACATCATGGACTTCTGCAAGCAGTTCAATGCGCGTACCCAGGACAAGGCAGGAAAAGTTCTTCCGGTCATCATCACGGTTTACAGCGACAAGTCGTTTGATTTCGTTGTAAAACAGCCGCCTGTAGCTATTCAGCTCAAGGAAGCAGCCAAGGTGCAGAAGGGTTCCGCACAGCCTAACCGCGACAAGGTCGGTCAGGTGACGTGGGATCAGGTGCGCGAGATTGCTCAGGACAAAATGCCTGACATGAACTGCTTTACCCTGGAAGCTGCTATGCGTATGATTGCTGGTACCGCTCGTAGTATGGGTATCAACGTCGTCGGTGAATTTCCTAATATGTAA
- the nusG gene encoding transcription termination/antitermination protein NusG, translating into MSEIKKQWYVVRAIGGKENKVKEYIEAEIRHNHLEDYISQVLIPTEKVYTIRNGKKVSKEKVSYPGYVLVEAAFVGQIPIIIRNTPNVLGFLGDTKEDSRKMNATPLRPQEVARILGRVDEMNAMEEENEVPFFVGETVKVTDGPFSSFQGTIEAVDNERKKLTVSVKIFGRKTPMELGFTQVEKE; encoded by the coding sequence ATGAGCGAGATTAAAAAACAGTGGTATGTCGTCCGTGCCATCGGCGGTAAGGAGAACAAGGTCAAAGAGTACATCGAAGCCGAGATTCGCCACAACCACCTAGAGGATTACATATCTCAGGTACTGATTCCCACCGAAAAGGTCTATACCATCCGCAACGGAAAGAAAGTCTCCAAGGAGAAGGTTTCATATCCGGGCTATGTGTTGGTGGAAGCCGCGTTCGTAGGTCAGATTCCGATTATAATTCGTAATACTCCCAATGTGCTGGGTTTCCTCGGCGATACCAAGGAGGACAGCCGCAAGATGAATGCCACGCCCCTGCGTCCGCAGGAGGTGGCGCGAATCCTCGGCCGCGTCGACGAGATGAATGCCATGGAGGAGGAAAACGAAGTTCCATTCTTTGTCGGCGAGACCGTCAAGGTCACCGATGGCCCTTTCTCAAGCTTCCAGGGTACCATCGAGGCCGTCGACAACGAGCGCAAGAAACTCACGGTATCGGTGAAGATATTCGGGCGCAAAACTCCTATGGAGTTGGGTTTCACACAAGTAGAAAAAGAATAA
- the secE gene encoding preprotein translocase subunit SecE — translation MFNYVKESYNELVNKVTWPTFPQLQNSTIVVMVASVIFAVVVLAMDLSFENLMAVIYKVLGGFGR, via the coding sequence ATGTTCAATTACGTTAAAGAATCCTACAACGAGCTTGTAAACAAGGTGACGTGGCCTACGTTCCCGCAGCTCCAGAACTCTACGATCGTCGTGATGGTGGCTTCGGTCATCTTCGCTGTCGTCGTATTGGCGATGGACTTGTCGTTCGAGAACCTGATGGCTGTGATTTACAAGGTACTGGGTGGTTTTGGCCGTTAA
- the tuf gene encoding elongation factor Tu — MAKEKFDRSKPHVNIGTIGHVDHGKTTLTAAITTVLAKKGLSELRSFDSIDNAPEEKERGITINTSHVEYQTANRHYAHVDCPGHADYVKNMVTGAAQMDGAILVVAATDGPMPQTNEHVLLARQVNVPRIVVFLNKCDMVDDPEMLDLVEMEVRDLLSKYEYDGDNAPVIRGSALGGLNGEPQWEDKIMELMDAVDTYIPIPQRENEKPFLMPVEDVFSITGRGTVVTGRIETGIIHVGDPVEIVGLEEKTLTSTCTGVEMFRKLLDEGEAGDNVGLLLRGIDKKEVKRGMVVAKPGSITPHTEFEAEVYILKKEEGGRHTPFHNNYRPQFYLRTMDVTGEVHLPAGVDMVMPGDHVTITVKLIYPVAINEGLRFAIREGGRTVGAGQILKIVK, encoded by the coding sequence ATGGCAAAAGAAAAATTCGACCGTTCGAAACCGCATGTGAACATCGGTACCATCGGACACGTTGACCACGGTAAGACCACTCTTACCGCCGCAATCACGACCGTTCTGGCAAAGAAAGGTCTGTCGGAGCTCCGCTCGTTCGACTCCATCGACAACGCTCCCGAGGAGAAAGAGCGTGGTATCACGATCAACACCTCGCACGTCGAGTACCAGACGGCTAACCGTCACTATGCTCACGTGGACTGCCCGGGTCACGCCGACTATGTGAAGAACATGGTTACGGGTGCCGCCCAGATGGACGGTGCCATCCTGGTAGTCGCTGCAACGGACGGCCCGATGCCCCAGACCAACGAGCACGTGCTGCTCGCCCGTCAGGTGAACGTGCCGCGTATTGTAGTTTTCCTGAACAAGTGCGACATGGTCGACGATCCCGAAATGCTCGACCTGGTCGAGATGGAGGTTCGCGACCTGCTTTCGAAATACGAGTACGACGGTGACAACGCGCCCGTTATCCGTGGTTCCGCACTCGGCGGCCTGAACGGCGAGCCGCAGTGGGAGGACAAGATCATGGAGCTCATGGATGCTGTCGACACCTATATTCCGATCCCGCAGCGTGAGAACGAGAAGCCGTTCCTGATGCCTGTCGAGGACGTATTCTCGATCACCGGCCGTGGTACCGTCGTAACGGGCCGTATCGAGACCGGTATCATCCACGTGGGTGATCCCGTTGAGATCGTAGGTCTCGAGGAGAAGACCCTGACTTCGACCTGCACCGGTGTCGAGATGTTCCGCAAGCTGCTCGACGAGGGTGAGGCCGGCGACAACGTAGGTCTGCTGCTCCGCGGTATCGACAAGAAGGAGGTTAAGCGCGGCATGGTCGTTGCCAAACCGGGTTCGATCACTCCGCACACCGAGTTCGAGGCTGAGGTCTACATCCTGAAGAAAGAGGAAGGTGGCCGTCACACTCCGTTCCACAACAACTATCGTCCCCAGTTCTATCTGCGTACGATGGACGTAACGGGCGAGGTTCATCTGCCCGCAGGCGTTGACATGGTTATGCCGGGTGACCACGTAACCATCACCGTGAAACTGATCTACCCCGTAGCTATCAACGAAGGTCTGCGTTTCGCAATCCGCGAGGGTGGCCGTACGGTAGGTGCCGGTCAGATCCTGAAGATCGTGAAATAA